Genomic segment of bacterium:
AAGGATTATTTACTGATTCCAGTGATTCTAAATAACCTTGATCAATACAATGATTTTCAATCATTGCAGCAAGACGTTCAAAGTTTTCTTGATGCTGTCTGAATCTTTCTATAGCGTAATCTCTGGCTTGCCATGTTGTAACAAGGAAAGGCCAGTCACTGCTTTGAAGGAGCAGGTTTTCTCTTGCAAGCTGATTAAGCGCTCTATGGAGAACTTTATCTTCAGGAATTGTCGGATAACTTCCTACAATCTTGCTGATTCTTTTTTCAGCACCGTGAATAATAGGCCACATCCATTCTGTTTGATGATTTTGCCATACCCAGAAATGTCCGCCCTGCCCCCATGAGCTTTCAGGAAGCGTTATTGCTGCTGACGGAGGATTTTCATCAAGATATTCACTTGCTGTTTGTCTTTTTATGGCAGGTTGATGTGTATGAAGTTTTTTGATTACCTGTTTAATGAATTCAACGCCTTCAAACCACCAGTGACCGAATAATTCTGTATCAAAAGATACCATTAACAAGCCGTCTTTACCTGTAGCAAGTTTATTATCGTTTAATCTGTGATAAAGAACGTTTATATAGTGGTCGGAATTTTCGTTTATTTTTGACATAGCCAAAACCGGATCATAAAGCATTTTATCGCCAAGATCTGCTGTAGGGCTGGTTATTCTCCAGTAATGCATACCGGAAGTATCGTCTTTTTTGTGGAATTCTCTGAAACATCCGTCGCCGGGATAACCGTCAGAAGCTGACCATACCTGATAGCCGCCTTCATGGTTTCTTCCCATCACAGCAACCTGAGCTTCGGAAAGCCAGTAAGGTTCGTATGTGCTTAAACCTGTTGCAGGTCTGACAGGCAGAGGAATATATTCAATATTTCCGTAAATACCGATTGATCTTCTGCTTCCTACAGAAACGCCGCCTTCTAATTGGTGAGATTCAACGAAGAAATATTCTATGCCGTTATTTTGCATTGCTACTTCAACAGCAGGTCTGTAATATTTTTTTCCTTCCGGTGAAGTTGCTTCGTAACCCGGACGGTAAGCACACTCAGGAAGCCATGCTCCTCTTGGTTTTCTTCCGAACAGGTTTTTGTATGCTTCAACTCCGACTTTAAATTGCGCATTTAAGCTGGTATCAGTAGCTAACAATGGAGAAAATCCGTGAGTAGCTCCAGAAGTAGTAATTTCAATACATCCAAGATCTTGAAGTCTTCTGAATGCACCAATTAAATCCCTGTTATATTTGTTTAAGAAATCGTTTTTTACGTTTGTAAACCATTCAAAATAAAATTTTGCCAGATATTCAAGGTGTTGGGAATGAGCAACACTGTCATTAGGATAACGGGTTAAATCTCCTGAAACGGATACTATTCTTGAGTCTAAATATTTAACAAAACCGTCTTTTAAATGCTCATCATTAAGCTGTTCAGCTAATATCGGGGTAATACCTATAGTTAATTTGGCTTTTATACCTTCATCATATAATTCATTAACTGCGTTTAAAATTGGAATATATGTTTCCGCCATACATTCATAAAGATTTTCTTCTCCAAAAGGCCACATACCTGCTTTTCTGTAAAATGGTAAGTGACTGTGAAGCATAAATACAAAAGAGCCAACTGACATCATTGTCCTCCAATTTTCAAATAATTTTTCGTTTCTAATCTTACTTAAGACTAAAAACATTTCTGATATATATAAATAACCAAAAACATGACAAAAATACAATAGTTTTTAAAATTAGAAGTCAAAAATAATTTTAACTTTCCTTAATTAAGAATTTTAATTAATATTAATAATAATTGTATAAATAAAAAGATGGGAAGGTATGATTGTGTCTGAAGCTTTAGATAAGATAAGGAAAAAAATAATAATTTCTTGTCAGGCGTCTTCCGGTGAGCCGATTTATGAAGAAAATTGTTTGTTAAGCATTATAAAATCAGTAATTAACGGAGGTGCCTCAGGATTAAGACTTGCGGGAGTCAGGGATATAAAGGCAACAAAAAAGTTTTCCGATATTCCGATTATAGGTATTACAAAGCCGGATCCGCTTCCTGAGAACTGGAAAGAAATAGTTTATATAACACCAACCTTTGAAGACGCCAAAAGAATTTCTGATGCAGGAGCTGATATAATAGCAATAGACGGAACTTCCAGAAAAAGACCGAAAGAAAATCTTGCCGAATTAATAGAAAAAATAAAAAATGAACTTAATAAACCTGTTATGGCAGATTGTGCAACTGTTGAAGAGGGATTAATGTGTTCTCTTATGGGCGCTGATATTATTTCGACCACTCTTTCAGGTTATACGCAGGACACTTTAGACAAAAATAACGAGGAACCCGATTTTGAATTTCTTAAAAGTCTTGTTAAAATTCTTAATTGTCCGATAATTTTGGAAGGACGTATCTGGACAGTAGAGCATGCCAGACAAGCATTTGATTTTGGGGCGCATGCTGTTGTTATAGGTTCAGCTGTAACCAGACCACAGCTTATTACAAAAAGATTTGTTGATTTGGCTCAGAATAATGGAGAAATAAAATGATCTCAAAAAACAAAACCGTCATGGGAATCGATATAGGTGGAACTAAAATCATTATAGGGTGTGTTTCTAAGGGAAAAATTGTAGGGGAACCGTTTTCCTGCAAAACTCCAAGCACCTCTGAAGGGATTTTAAACGTTGTTCTGGAAGGTATAGAAACTTTTAACTATGATTTTAATATTAAAGCAATCGGAATAGCCACTGCCGGTACCGTAAATCAGCAAAACACAAGGGTTGTCGGCTCAACAGGAAATCTTCCCAAAGGCTATGCGGATATTAATTTTAAAGAAGAAATAGAAAAGAAATTTGAAATAAAAACTCTGGTGGAAAATGATGCCAATGCGGCAGCTTACGCCGAATTTAAAGCAGGGGCGGCAATCGGGCACATGAACACAATCACTGTAACATTAGGAACAGGTGTAGGTGGAGGAATTATAGTAGACGGAAAACTCCTCAGAGGAAAAACAGGAGCCGGAGCAGAAGTTGGACACATGCCTCTTTCATGGGAAAAGAAAAGAAAATGCACTTGCGGAGATTGGGACTGTTGGGAAGCTTATGCTTCCGGAACTGGTTATGCAATCACTGCAAGAGAAATGGCCGAAAAAATTTCTCCTGAAGACAGAACAGGAATTTTAAAAGATAAAGAAATAAGCAAATTAACAACACATGACATAATTGCAGGTCTTAAACAAGGTGATGACTTCTGTAAAAAAGTACATAATACATGGTTGGAATTTGTTTTAATCGGTTTAATAAGTCTTACAAATGTTTTTGATCCTGACAGCATTGTTTTGAGCGGGGGCATGGCAAAGTTTATTGATTTTGAGGACTTAAACAGAAGGCTTGATGAAAGATGTCATATTTCAAAGACAAAAATACTCCATGCTTGTGCCGAAAATAATGCCGGAATTCTCGGCGGAGCAATGCTTGCTCTGGAAAAATTATGCTAACTTTTAATTAATTTTTCAAAAAGACTTGTAAACTCGGGAAAAGAAATATTTACCCAGTGAAATTCATTTATTTCAATAGGGCTGTCTGCTATTAAACCTGCTATATAAGCCGACATAGCAATTCTATGATCATGATACGTCTCTAAAATACATCCGCCTTTGAGTTTTGTTTTTCCATGAATAATAAGCCCGTCCGGTTGTTCTTCTATTTCTGCGCCAAGTTTTTTTAATTCGGTATAAACAGCTTTTATTCTGTCAGATTCTTTATGGCGAAGCTCTTCAGCACCTTTTATAATCGTTGTTCCTTCTGCTTGAGTGGCAGCTACGGCAATAACAGGAATTTCGTCTATGATTCTCGGAACAATTTCGCTGTCTATCGTAATTGCTTTTAAGTTTGAATAATTTACTTTTATATCGCCAATTTCTTCGTTGCAGTCTATACGCTGGTTTAAAATTTGTATTTCTGCGCCCATTCTTTGCAAAACGTCAATGATTCCCGTTCTCGTAGTATTTAAGCCTACATCCTGAATAATTATTTCTGAATCAGGAACTATTGCGCCTGCCACAAGGAAAAACGCTGCTGAAGAAATATCTCCCGGTATTGTAACTGGTTTTGAAACAAGTTGTGATCTGCCTATCGAAATCGAAGTTCCTTCTTCGCGAATATTAGCATTAAGATACTCTAACATTCTTTCTGTATGATCTCTTGACTTTACAGGCTCATTAACAGTAGTTATTCCTTCGGCATGAAGTCCTGCCAACAATATACATGATTTTATCTGCGCGCTTGCAACAGGAGAATTATAGTTAATTCCAAGTAATTTCGTACCTTTTATAGAAACAGGCGCTTTTGTATCATTATCTTCTGCTTTTATAATTGCACCCATTTGTTTGAGCGGGTTTATTATTCTTGCCATCGGTCTTTTTCTCAGGCTTTCATCGCCTGTCAGAACAGAACAAAAATCCTGTCCGGCAAGAATTCCTGACATTAATCTTATAGTTGTTCCGGAATTTCCTGCATCAAGAATATTTTTAGGTTCTTTAAATCCTTCTTTATTGGAAAGAATCAAACTGTTTTTTGATTGAAATTCTATTTCAACTCCCAGTTTTTCAAGCACGCTAAGGGTACTCAGACAGTCCGCCCCCAGTGAAAAATTTGAAATAAGCACAGGCTCTTTTACCAGAGAAGCAAACATTGCCGCCCTATGCGAAATTGATTTGTCGGAAGGAACTTTGAAATTGCCTTTCAGGGGTTTCTTTACAGGTGTAACTATTTTTGTGTTGTTATTCATATTAAAATTTTAAAACTTATTTAAAAAAACTGCAAATTTGTTAATTTTTGTTTTTAATGGGGTTTCACCCCAAATCCGAGTGCGTTTTCTTTCTTTTTGCGTTCAAAAAGAAAGAAAAACTATATCCCAAAGGGGTCAACACAATCAGGGGCTTCGCCCCCGAACCCCTATAGATGCCTTAGCTGGGGCTCGCCACAAATTTGGGCGTGCGTTGAATTTAAGCTTAAAGCCCAAGTGAACTCCCATTGCTAAACCGCTAAAACGTCATTGCGAGCATAGCGAAGCAATCTATAATAAACAAAATGGATTGTCGCCTCGAGTCTAAAGCCTCTCCTCGCAATAACGCATATATTTAATTAGAGATTCAAGTTAGTGAGCATAAAAGAGATTTGCTGACTGATTGCGAATTAAGAATATTATCTGAAAACACGACAAAAACAAAATAAAACTTTCCCTTTGCAAATAAAATTTTTGTTATAGAATATACATAGCAGGGCATGGTACCCTGCTTTAAATTGCTTTAAAAAAAGGTATATGAAAATGGGATTAAAAAGAAATGACAGACTGGTTATATTAGCTTGCGGAGAAGCAGACTGCAAACGCCGCAATTATACAACCAGAAAAAACAAAAAAAACACAACAGGCAGAATAGAACTTAAAAAATATTGTCCTTTTTGCCAAAAACACACTGAGCACAAGGAAACCAAATAAGCTGAACACGAGTGAAACCAAAGCGAAAACAATGCGTTTTTGTTGCAGATATAACTTGTTTTAGCT
This window contains:
- a CDS encoding 1,4-alpha-glucan branching protein domain-containing protein, with the protein product MMSVGSFVFMLHSHLPFYRKAGMWPFGEENLYECMAETYIPILNAVNELYDEGIKAKLTIGITPILAEQLNDEHLKDGFVKYLDSRIVSVSGDLTRYPNDSVAHSQHLEYLAKFYFEWFTNVKNDFLNKYNRDLIGAFRRLQDLGCIEITTSGATHGFSPLLATDTSLNAQFKVGVEAYKNLFGRKPRGAWLPECAYRPGYEATSPEGKKYYRPAVEVAMQNNGIEYFFVESHQLEGGVSVGSRRSIGIYGNIEYIPLPVRPATGLSTYEPYWLSEAQVAVMGRNHEGGYQVWSASDGYPGDGCFREFHKKDDTSGMHYWRITSPTADLGDKMLYDPVLAMSKINENSDHYINVLYHRLNDNKLATGKDGLLMVSFDTELFGHWWFEGVEFIKQVIKKLHTHQPAIKRQTASEYLDENPPSAAITLPESSWGQGGHFWVWQNHQTEWMWPIIHGAEKRISKIVGSYPTIPEDKVLHRALNQLARENLLLQSSDWPFLVTTWQARDYAIERFRQHQENFERLAAMIENHCIDQGYLESLESVNNPFGIIDYRVYTEIKEDTLPQHSEGLSPLYT
- a CDS encoding N-acetylmannosamine-6-phosphate 2-epimerase encodes the protein MSEALDKIRKKIIISCQASSGEPIYEENCLLSIIKSVINGGASGLRLAGVRDIKATKKFSDIPIIGITKPDPLPENWKEIVYITPTFEDAKRISDAGADIIAIDGTSRKRPKENLAELIEKIKNELNKPVMADCATVEEGLMCSLMGADIISTTLSGYTQDTLDKNNEEPDFEFLKSLVKILNCPIILEGRIWTVEHARQAFDFGAHAVVIGSAVTRPQLITKRFVDLAQNNGEIK
- a CDS encoding ROK family protein, yielding MISKNKTVMGIDIGGTKIIIGCVSKGKIVGEPFSCKTPSTSEGILNVVLEGIETFNYDFNIKAIGIATAGTVNQQNTRVVGSTGNLPKGYADINFKEEIEKKFEIKTLVENDANAAAYAEFKAGAAIGHMNTITVTLGTGVGGGIIVDGKLLRGKTGAGAEVGHMPLSWEKKRKCTCGDWDCWEAYASGTGYAITAREMAEKISPEDRTGILKDKEISKLTTHDIIAGLKQGDDFCKKVHNTWLEFVLIGLISLTNVFDPDSIVLSGGMAKFIDFEDLNRRLDERCHISKTKILHACAENNAGILGGAMLALEKLC
- the aroA gene encoding 3-phosphoshikimate 1-carboxyvinyltransferase; amino-acid sequence: MNNNTKIVTPVKKPLKGNFKVPSDKSISHRAAMFASLVKEPVLISNFSLGADCLSTLSVLEKLGVEIEFQSKNSLILSNKEGFKEPKNILDAGNSGTTIRLMSGILAGQDFCSVLTGDESLRKRPMARIINPLKQMGAIIKAEDNDTKAPVSIKGTKLLGINYNSPVASAQIKSCILLAGLHAEGITTVNEPVKSRDHTERMLEYLNANIREEGTSISIGRSQLVSKPVTIPGDISSAAFFLVAGAIVPDSEIIIQDVGLNTTRTGIIDVLQRMGAEIQILNQRIDCNEEIGDIKVNYSNLKAITIDSEIVPRIIDEIPVIAVAATQAEGTTIIKGAEELRHKESDRIKAVYTELKKLGAEIEEQPDGLIIHGKTKLKGGCILETYHDHRIAMSAYIAGLIADSPIEINEFHWVNISFPEFTSLFEKLIKS
- the rpmG gene encoding 50S ribosomal protein L33 codes for the protein MGLKRNDRLVILACGEADCKRRNYTTRKNKKNTTGRIELKKYCPFCQKHTEHKETK